In Notamacropus eugenii isolate mMacEug1 chromosome 1, mMacEug1.pri_v2, whole genome shotgun sequence, one genomic interval encodes:
- the NEFM gene encoding neurofilament medium polypeptide: MSYALESLGAPAAYRRVTETRASYSRTSGGSPSSGFRSQSWSRGSAGGGSLSSSAMSVSYKRAIPRSAYGGLGSALLSSAESSLDFSQSSSLLNGTAAGTVGVDFKLVRANEKEQLQGLNDRFAGYIEKVHSLEQQNQEIEAEIQALRQKQASHAQLGDVYEQELRELRAGLEQVNHEKAQVQLESEHLEEDIHRLKERFDEEARLRDDTEAAVRALRKDIEEASLVKVELDKKVQSLQDEVAFLRSNHEEEVADLLAQIQASHITVERKDYLKTDITSALKEIRSQLECHSDQNMHQAEEWFKCRYAKLTEAAEQNKEAIRSAKEEIAEYRRQLQSKSIELESVRGTKESLERQLSDIEERHNHDLSSYQDTIHQLENELRGTKWEMARHLREYQDLLNVKMALDIEIAAYRKLLEGEETRFSTFSGSITGPLYTHRQPSVTISSKIQKTKVEAPKLKVQHKFVEEIIEETKVEDEKSEMEDALAAIEAELASSAMKEEEEKAEEKEAAEEEEIVATQKAAVEVAAPEAEEGEKEEGEEEAEEEEDEGAKSDQAEEGGSEKEGSSEKDEGEPEEGETEAEGEELEAKEEKIQVETKEKVVVKELVVETTVKTEKAKSPAALSPPAKSPTAKSPVALSPPEKSPTAKSPVALSPPEKSPTAKSPVALSPPEKSPTAKSPVALSPPEKSPTAKSPAALSPPTKSPTTKSPAALSPTAKSPTPKSPMPKSPMPKSPVEEVKAKAVEDEKEKATAAEGEKEAPKEKKEESVKEVPEKKKAESPVKETAVEEVDTVTKSTKVGAEKQAEEEEGGSEEGSDQGSKGSTKEDIAINGEVEGKEEEEQETKEKGSGREEEKGVVTNGLDLSPAEEKKEGDKSEEKVMVTKKIEKITSEVGDGATKYITKSVTVTQKVEEHEETFEEKLVSTKKVEKVTSHAIVKEVTQSD, encoded by the exons ATGAGTTACGCGCTCGAGTCGCTGGGCGCGCCGGCCGCCTACCGCCGGGTCACCGAGACCCGCGCCAGCTACAGCCGCACGAGCGGCGGCTCGCCGTCCAGCGGCTTCCGCTCCCAGTCCTGGTCCCGCGGCTCCGCCGGCGGCGGCAGCCTCAGCAGCTCGGCCATGTCCGTGTCCTACAAGCGCGCTATCCCCCGCAGCGCCTACGGCGGCCTGGGCTCGGCGCTGCTCAGCTCGGCCGAGAGCAGCCTGGACTTCAGCCAGTCCTCGTCGCTGCTGAACGGGACGGCCGCGGGCACCGTGGGTGTCGACTTCAAGCTGGTGCGCGCCAACGAGAAGGAGCAGCTGCAGGGCCTCAACGACCGCTTCGCCGGCTACATCGAGAAGGTCCACTcgctggagcagcagaaccaggagatcgaAGCCGAGATCCAGGCTCTGCGCCAGAAGCAGGCGTCCCACGCGCAACTTGGCGACGTCTATGAGCAGGAGCTGCGCGAGCTTCGCGCCGGCCTGGAGCAGGTGAACCACGAGAAAGCGCAGGTGCAGCTCGAGTCCGAGCACCTGGAAGAGGACATTCACCGCCTGAAGGAGCGCTTCGATGAGGAGGCGCGACTCCGCGACGACACGGAGGCTGCGGTCCGCGCGCTGCGCAAGGACATCGAGGAGGCGTCCCTGGTCAAGGTGGAGCTGGACAAGAAGGTGCAGTCGCTGCAGGACGAGGTAGCCTTCCTGCGCAGCAACCACGAGGAGGAGGTGGCTGACCTGCTGGCGCAGATCCAGGCATCGCACATCACCGTGGAGCGCAAGGACTACCTGAAGACAGACATCACGTCGGCGCTCAAGGAGATCCGCTCCCAGCTCGAGTGCCACTCGGACCAGAACATGCACCAGGCCGAAGAGTGGTTCAAGTGCCGTTATGCCAAGCTCACGGAGGCGGCCGAGCAGAACAAGGAGGCCATCCGCTCCGCCAAGGAAGAAATCGCCGAGTACCGGCGCCAGCTGCAGTCCAAGAGCATAGAGCTGGAGTCCGTGCGCGGCACCAAGGAGTCCCTGGAGAGACAGCTCAGCGACATCGAGGAGCGCCACAATCACGACCTGAGCAGCTACCAG GACACAATTCACCAGTTGGAAAATGAGCTCCGGGGAACAAAGTGGGAGATGGCGCGTCACTTGCGGGAATACCAGGATCTCCTCAATGTCAAGATGGCCCTGGATATTGAGATTGCAGCATACAG AAAATTGCTAGAAGGTGAGGAGACCAGGTTCAGTACGTTCTCTGGCAGCATCACTGGCCCTCTCTACACACACAGACAGCCTTCTGTCACAATATCCagtaaaatacagaaaacaaaggtGGAGGCCCCCAAGCTGAAGGTTCAGCACAAATTCGTAGAGGAGATCATAGAAGAGACCAAGGTGGAGGATGAGAAGTCAGAGATGGAAGATGCCCTAGCAGCTATTGAGGCAGAATTGGCTTCTAGTGccatgaaggaggaggaggaaaaggcgGAAGAAAAGGAGGCAGCCGAAGAGGAAGAAATTGTTGCCACTCAAAAAGCAGCTGTGGAAGTGGCTGCCCCAGAAGCTGAggaaggtgagaaagaagaaggggaagaggaggcagaggaggaagaagatgagggTGCTAAGTCTGACCAAGCAGAGGAAGGAGGATCTGAAAAGGAAGGATCCAGTGAAAAAGATGAAGGTGAACCAgaagaaggagaaactgaagctgagggtGAAGAGCTAGAGGCgaaggaggaaaaaatacagGTGGAGACTAAGGAAAAAGTCGTCGTAAAGGAGCTTGTTGTAGAAACTACAGTGAAAACTGAGAAAGCCAAGTCTCCTGCAGCCCTGTCTCCCCCAGCAAAGTCACCAACGGCAAAGTCTCCTGTGGCCCTGTCTCCCCCAGAAAAATCCCCCACAGCAAAGTCTCCTGTGGCCCTGTCTCCTCCAGAAAAATCTCCCACAGCAAAGTCCCCTGTGGCCCTGTCTCCCCCAGAAAAATCCCCCACAGCAAAGTCTCCTGTGGCCCTGTCTCCCCCAGAAAAATCCCCCACAGCAAAGTCCCCTGCAGCACTATCTCCCCCAACAAAGTCACCAACAACAAAGTCCCCTGCGGCTCTGTCCCCTACAGCCAAATCTCCCACACCAAAGTCTCCCATGCCAAAATCACCAATGCCAAAATCTCCTGTGGAGGAGGTGAAAGCTAAAGCAGttgaagatgagaaggaaaaagccaCAGCAgctgagggagagaaggaagcccccaaagagaaaaaggaagaaagtgtaAAAGAGGTTCCTGAAAAGAAGAAAGCTGAGTCCCCCGTAAAAGAAACAGCCGTGGAGGAGGTGGACACTGTCACCAAATCCACTAAGGTTGGTGCTGAGAAACAGgctgaagaggaggagggagggagtgaagaaggAAGTGACCAGGGTTCAAAGGGGTCTACAAAGGAAGACATAGCGATCAATGGGGAGGTAGAaggcaaagaggaggaggagcaggaaaccaaagaaaaaggtagtggaagagaagaggagaaaggggtgGTCACCAATGGGCTTGACTTGAGCCcagcagaggaaaagaaagagggagacaagagtgaagagaaagtCATGGTGACCAAAAAGATAGAGAAAATCACCAGTGAGGTTGGAGATGGGGCTACCAAATATATCACCAAATCTGTCACCGTGACCCAAAAGGTAGAAGAGCATGAAGAAACCTTCGAGGAGAAGTTAGTATCCACAAAAAAAGTAGAGAAGGTCACTTCCCATGCTATAGTCAAAGAAGTTACCCAGAGCGATTAG